One Gossypium raimondii isolate GPD5lz chromosome 3, ASM2569854v1, whole genome shotgun sequence genomic window carries:
- the LOC128039939 gene encoding uncharacterized protein LOC128039939: MCKQFEEGLKEDIKVLVGILELKEFVVLVDRAHKAEELNKEKRKADFEFREFKDASYSVVNVGSVKDNKPDCQRYGRRPFGECKDKGGARFKCGSYKLFIHDCSELSEKVKVQNVRPSNTAVRGRPPRNLRDVSNSRSGTKDSAVRSEARAPARPYAIRAREEASTPDVITSTFSIFGTNVTTLIDPGSTHSYVCMNLVSSKNLPVKSTEFMVKVSNPLGQFVLIDKFCKNCPLMTRGYNFLADLMLFPFDEFDNGETLQIESDSLSGLPIVISAMSAQRYVRKGCDTYLAYVMGSKVSKLKIGSVHVVFEYSDVFPKELLGLPAIKEVEFAIKLVPRTSPILIAHYKMTATELKELKAQLQELIDRGVA, translated from the exons ATGTGTAAACAATTTGAGGAAGGGTTAAAAGAAGATATAAAGGTTCTTGTCGGGATTCTTGAGCTGAAGGAATTTGTTGTGCTTGTTGATCGAGCTCATAAAGCAGAGGAGCTTAACAAAGAAAAGAGGAAGGCTGATTTTGAATTTAGAGA GTTCAAAGACGCAAGCTACTCTGTAGTAAATGTAGGCAGCGTTAAAGATAATAAGCCTGATTGTCAACGGTATGGACGACGACCTTTTGGTGAGTGCAAGGATAAAGGCGGGGCACGTTTCAAATGTGGTTCATATAAGCTTTTTATTCATGATTGCTCAGAATTATCTGAGAAAGTAAAAGTTCAAAATGTCCGACCCAGCAACACTGCCGTGAggggtagaccacctcgtaatctTAGAGATGTGAGTAATAGTCGTAGTGGAACAAAAGACTCTGCTGTGAGATCCGAAGCACGAGCACCAGCTAGGCCTTATGCTATTCGTGCACGAGAGGAAGCTTCTACACCGGATGTTATTACTAGTACTTTTTCTATCTTTGGCACTAATGTTactactttgattgatccgggatcaacccattcatatgtatgcatgaaCCTAGTGTCAAGTAAGAATTTACCTGTTAAGTCTACTGAATTCATGGTTAAAGTGTCGAACCCCTTAGGTCAGTTTGTGTTAATTGATAAGTTTTGCAAGAACTGTCCTTTGATGACTCGGGGTTACAATTTTCTAGCTGATTTGATGCTATttccttttgatgagtttgat aatggtgagaCGCTTCAGATTGAATCAGATAGTTTAAGTGGGTTGCCTATTGTTATTTCGGCTATGTCAGCACAGagatatgtgagaaaaggttgcgACACTTACCTTGCATATGTAATGGGTTCAAAAGTGTCTAAGTTGAAAATTGGATCAGTGCATGTGGTTTTTGAGTATTCTGATGTGTTTCCAAAGGAATTACTCGGGTTACCAGCAATCaaagaggttgagtttgctattaaATTAGTACCGAGAACATCACCGATATTAATAGCACATTACAAAATGACTGCTactgagttgaaagagttgaaagcacagttgcaagaattgataGATAGGGGTGTTGCTTGA
- the LOC105794121 gene encoding uncharacterized protein LOC105794121 isoform X1 — MGCLVSTPKDSGGNRRRPGNIGEVSVYVPGLRIPKSVDFFQSLGGHLSKTLVERLTALRTRIVVMAGQEAPTITRTRRKTATQHGGSTLADLHQALEDYLPVLLGLVTDGSQLQYKVQFIWVNQEDDAEETAMFNAWYEVLSVLHLMAMLLLSQANLLLLPRTSADGYQPKVSEESRRASIDIFLKAAGYLDCAVRHVLPQLPSELRRNLPVDLAEGVLRALCLQALGQGVDIQLGMAIDSTKATLAVKRRLACEMVKYWQQAQDNVMNLPLSNGWGEKHRLFIKWKYIEAKAAAYYYHGLILDEGNTEKSHGMAVAALQAADEYFKESKRACEVFNAAHPLSRNPPLWGTMKYLSEKIPKDTSSKVRINRDLYSYEKIMETAPTLPDFALALKPDEYQLPPADPSWNENVQLSHIGINQVNHDKR; from the exons ATGGGATGTCTGGTTTCAACTCCCAAGGATTCTGGGGGAAATAGGCGGAGGCCAGGAAATATTGGGGAAGTTTCTGTATATGTACCAGGTTTACGAATTCCCAAGTCTGTGGATTTCTTTCAATCACTCGGTGGTCACTTGTCAAAGACATTAGTGGAACGCCTTACTGCCTTGAGAACTCGTATAGTTGTTATGGCTGGCCAAGAAGCACCTACAATTACAAGAACAAGGAGGAAAACTGCTACACAGCATG GGGGTTCAACATTGGCAGATCTTCATCAGGCTCTTGAAGACTACTTGCCTGTGCTTTTGGGATTAGTTACAGATG GGAGTCAGCTACAATATAAAGTACAGTTTATTTGGGTAAATCAGGAGGATGATGCTGAG GAAACAGCAATGTTTAATGCTTGGTATGAGGTGTTGTCAGTATTGCATTTGATGGCGATGTTATTGTTATCACAAGCCAACTTATTGCTTCTTCCTAGGACTTCTGCTGATGGTTATCAACCAAAAGTATCAGAAG AAAGCAGGCGAGCTTCTATTGATATTTTCTTGAAGGCTGCGGGGTATTTGGATTGTGCTGTCAGACATGTTCTTCCCCAGTTGCCATCTGAACTTAG GAGAAATTTGCCAGTAGACCTAGCAGAAGGAGTTCTTCGAGCACTATGTTTGCAGGCATTAGGACAG GGTGTTGATATCCAACTTGGAATGGCAATTGATAGTACCAAGGCTACTCTAGCTGTGAAACGAAGGCTTGCATGTGAGATGGTAAAATACTGGCAGCAG GCTCAGGATAATGTTATGAATCTTCCACTATCAAATGGATGGGGTGAAAAGCATCGGCTTTTTATAAAATGGAAATACATTGAAGCTAAG GCTGCAGCATATTATTATCATGGTTTGATTCTTGATGAGGGAAATACAGAGAAATCTCATGGTATGGCTGTAGCTGCTTTGCAAGCTGCTGATGAATATTTCAAAGAAAGTAAAAGGGCTTGTGAGGTGTTTAATGCAGCTCATCCTTTATCCAG AAACCCACCTCTTTGGGGAACCATGAAGTATCTATCCGAGAAAATTCCGAAAGACACTTCTAGCAAGGTGCGGATAAACCGTGACCTCTACTCTTATGAAAA AATCATGGAGACGGCTCCAACTTTGCCAGATTTTGCTCTAGCATTGAAACCTGATGAATATCAGCTACCTCCAGCGGATCCCTCCTGGAATGAGAATGTACAGTTGAGCCACATTGGCATTAACCAGGTTAACCACGATAAAAGATAA
- the LOC105794121 gene encoding uncharacterized protein LOC105794121 isoform X2, whose product MGCLVSTPKDSGGNRRRPGNIGEVSVYVPGLRIPKSVDFFQSLGGHLSKTLVERLTALRTRIVVMAGQEAPTITRTRRKTATQHGGSTLADLHQALEDYLPVLLGLVTDGSQLQYKVQFIWVNQEDDAEETAMFNAWYEVLSVLHLMAMLLLSQANLLLLPRTSADGYQPKVSEESRRASIDIFLKAAGYLDCAVRHVLPQLPSELRRNLPVDLAEGVLRALCLQALGQGVDIQLGMAIDSTKATLAVKRRLACEMVKYWQQAQDNVMNLPLSNGWGEKHRLFIKWKYIEAKSQPSLTAPTIKKPSLCQPFDQKTATGSCACGTHAPPYFFYPTPTRRRVRVCGPRLQPLLSSVNLPIVHPPTVVLSPY is encoded by the exons ATGGGATGTCTGGTTTCAACTCCCAAGGATTCTGGGGGAAATAGGCGGAGGCCAGGAAATATTGGGGAAGTTTCTGTATATGTACCAGGTTTACGAATTCCCAAGTCTGTGGATTTCTTTCAATCACTCGGTGGTCACTTGTCAAAGACATTAGTGGAACGCCTTACTGCCTTGAGAACTCGTATAGTTGTTATGGCTGGCCAAGAAGCACCTACAATTACAAGAACAAGGAGGAAAACTGCTACACAGCATG GGGGTTCAACATTGGCAGATCTTCATCAGGCTCTTGAAGACTACTTGCCTGTGCTTTTGGGATTAGTTACAGATG GGAGTCAGCTACAATATAAAGTACAGTTTATTTGGGTAAATCAGGAGGATGATGCTGAG GAAACAGCAATGTTTAATGCTTGGTATGAGGTGTTGTCAGTATTGCATTTGATGGCGATGTTATTGTTATCACAAGCCAACTTATTGCTTCTTCCTAGGACTTCTGCTGATGGTTATCAACCAAAAGTATCAGAAG AAAGCAGGCGAGCTTCTATTGATATTTTCTTGAAGGCTGCGGGGTATTTGGATTGTGCTGTCAGACATGTTCTTCCCCAGTTGCCATCTGAACTTAG GAGAAATTTGCCAGTAGACCTAGCAGAAGGAGTTCTTCGAGCACTATGTTTGCAGGCATTAGGACAG GGTGTTGATATCCAACTTGGAATGGCAATTGATAGTACCAAGGCTACTCTAGCTGTGAAACGAAGGCTTGCATGTGAGATGGTAAAATACTGGCAGCAG GCTCAGGATAATGTTATGAATCTTCCACTATCAAATGGATGGGGTGAAAAGCATCGGCTTTTTATAAAATGGAAATACATTGAAGCTAAG agccaacCGAGTCTCACCGCCCCTACCATTAAAAAGCCCAGCCTCTGTCAACCCTTCGACCAAAAAACGGCCACTGGAAGCTGTGCGTGTGGGACACATGCTCCACCCTATTTTTTCTACCCCACTCCCACGCGCCGACGCGTGAGGGTGTGTGGGCCACGCCTCCAGCCACTGCTTTCCTCCGTGAATCTTCCTATTGTCCATCCGCCTACGGTGGTGCTGTCCCCATACTGA